From Halodesulfovibrio aestuarii DSM 17919 = ATCC 29578, the proteins below share one genomic window:
- a CDS encoding FmdB family zinc ribbon protein — protein sequence MPIYEYRCNACEQIFEEWTTSCSEGDESITCPVCGGVAERIISNTTFVLKGGGWYVSEYGKNSAASNPTKKDIPSGSSGCSNSSSSSAS from the coding sequence ATGCCCATTTATGAATATCGCTGTAATGCTTGCGAACAAATTTTTGAAGAATGGACTACATCCTGCTCTGAAGGCGATGAGTCTATTACATGTCCTGTCTGTGGTGGCGTAGCCGAACGTATTATCTCTAACACTACTTTTGTGCTCAAAGGTGGTGGCTGGTATGTTTCCGAATATGGAAAAAACAGTGCGGCATCGAATCCCACTAAAAAGGATATCCCATCCGGTTCTTCCGGGTGTTCTAATTCTTCTTCTTCTTCTGCATCTTGA